The Punica granatum isolate Tunisia-2019 chromosome 4, ASM765513v2, whole genome shotgun sequence sequence CAAACGAAGAACTTAAGAGGATGGAGAAGGGGAAGAGCTATAGAATGAAGAAGGGTTTCTATGAAATGCTTTGGAGTGGACAGTGAAGAATGAGTGGGAGTGTTTGAGTGTTTTATAATGGGGGAGGGATAATTGAATGTTGGGGAGGGGGAGAATTGAACGGTTGAAGGGGTTAGATAGGATGGCATTAAATTCACGCGGATATAATGTGATATTGATGAGCTCTCGAGAACATGGATCCGACGACCGAGTCTATAATGACTGAATGTATCTTGCATTTGAGTTATGATATATGTTTACGATACTGACCACGAAAATCGACATTGCCGAGAAAGAGATTTAGTACAGTAACAATCGCCATTAATTAGTAATCAAGAAGTtctatatagtaaaatttcTCGTTACCTTTATTGGTTCTCTCCTTAGGAGCTTATGAACTTTGCAATTGAAATCGGACGTCATCATTTGTAACCTTTTAAGTGCTTCTACTCATTGAATCCCCCTATTCCTTTTTGTGTTCATCATTACCTCATTCTATATATAACTCATTATCAGCCCGCATGAACATAGTTGATAGATATATAacctattaaaattttcattttacctCAACTTTTAGAAATTGCAAAAACTTTGAAGCTGTACTTATCTCTCAAAAGAATATATGGAGGAATAAAGTTCAAGGATGATTACTTTTGATTGGGGGCAATATAGTGCCCTAGTAGAAAGAACttcatatatatcaataattaGACAAATTTTAGATCGGGAAAAGCAGATGACTGTCAGATTAGATTGTTTATAATATACAGATTATAACTGTCTCTGCAGTATCATTTTATTGAATAGACCAGTGTAAGCGTGTATAAACCTATCGATAGGTAGCACGATCTACGGATAATCTATAGAAGAATCATAACTACTGTTGGATTTCTTTTCTGCTCGAGGGGGCCATCGATCCCATAGGAGGGGGCGCCAATACGGTTGCGTATATATCATCGAGCATACCCATGGCAAGTCCATTTTGATATGCTAACAAAGGCAACAAGAGGCAGCTGAAGGAGTAATCATTGGGATTATGGTCACCAACTAAGAGAAAGATACATGCAGTTGCAACTTTCAACAACGTTTCATTTATTTGACCGAATGACTCTGAAGTTGAGTAAAACTTcgaaatttgaataaaattaagttcAACTACTATGGTTctatttgttttttaaaatttttggggCATTAAATGGACGTGCATGATGGTGAAAAAGAATGCACGCACCATCGTATCATCATGGGGTTGACGACCTTCGAGGTCGACTTCTCAGAAACCCTTGACGAAGCAAAATCACTGCCCCAGATAAAGCCAACGCGTCTCTCTTCCCTCTTGCGTGCATGACatatacgtgtatatatatgttttaattaaaacttGTCTCAATCTTTGAATTATACTTGTTTTTCCATCGTCGACGAAGCTATCCAATTGCTATTTAATGTCATTCTGAACCCAACACATGCATCTGAACGGAGCTGCAACATTTGGACCATATATAGGCTGCGCAACTGTTGCCAATCCTCGTAAGCCACTCGATCATCGACTGGATGCCCCACTGGGAAGATAAACAATTTTGCATGGCGTAGTTGTCCTGATGGATCGATGATCTGAATTTGCATGTGacattatacatatatgttcaTTCTATGACATTTAGTACACGCATGTGTGGAGATAACGAGTGTAGGCGGCACCGAGGGGTCCGAGCAccttttctttataaattcTGCCCTAGACATGGAATTTTTGACTTTTGAAGACGGGGCATGGGGACACCGACTATGGCGATCTCAAGTTGCCTTCGGAAGGCCTAGCAGGCTGCAGCTAGCCGAGTGTAGGAGGACAGTTCAACGTGATTTCAGTATTATTGGCTATCTCATGGAATAAGTTCAACCCACCAACCCCACATTCAATGCAAATGGGCAGTTGAAATTATTGCTTTCTCTTGGAGTCGTATAACTCTATCTGCTATAACAAGCTAGACATGCAAGTTCGCAAATAATATCGCCATCCTTGCGAAATCAGCAGTAGGATAAGACCAATTCAAGAAGCGGCTCGATCGAGTCGTCAGAACATAATCGTAATCCTCAGGCTTGTTGATCTTGAACGAGTTAGGTACGGAGACTAGAAGTCTCTCAAACATGCGCAGATGGAATCCACAACGAATGATATCGAAATTGAAATGTCATGAAGGCAATTCTCGTCAAGCACGAAGACTCACACCAGTGAGAATCATACTCAACACCTCTTTGATTTCAGCTCGAAGGCGTgaaatccctttttttttttatggtaaaGGTAATAAGTTAATGGATATAATTCAATTCCAGCGAGAGACAAGGGGTTGGATAACTATCAAGTGAGGGTTGGAGACGTCATTTACCAATTCACAAAAGTCATCACCCACCACATGACACCTATTTATGGCAAAGGCAGTGCATGACTCTTGTCCGTTGATAGCTAAAATGCCCATCCCATAATAATACAAAAGGTTGCAAATGCCCTAAACACACAAGTAGTAGGTCCACGTGAATATATAAATCGATAATCAACTCACGTGGCCAAGGTACGACGTCAAGCCTATGGTATTCCAATCACACAATGGGCTGAtgataattttctttctttttttcgattataaaagaGGCTCATTGAcctaatataaaatatgataactttgatctaaaataaaataaaatatttcacaaataaaataataataatacatagGAAAGAGTGGGTCCATTTGCTccgtcaatattccattcgtTCCTTTCCATTGATCATCGCATATCATTTCTCTATGCCGATGTTTGTTTCTTCATATTGGCTTACTctagaaaaaatttcaaatggtCTTTTCTCGTAATAACGCAACGGGGAAGgaccaaaataataatatatttttttaattcatgaTCCACTGTCTCTataataataagctcattcaCCCATTTAGCGCAACAAGTCACCAAATAATTTCTCCTCTGTGTCTCTGGTTCTTCTGTTATAACAGTCCCCTGGATTCAGACTTTCAAGATCCATTTAGTTTGAGCATGGAAGGACGTTTGATGTTCCTAATCGTTTCCTCGTCCCAGATTTTCGTCAACTTGCCATTTTGAGACTGAATCATACTAAACCTTCTAAACCTGCAGGCTGATGCTGTAGAGCGAGTGGCGGCAGAATGAGTTGGCCTGTAGGGCAAGGTCTAGATCCTGACTAAACTATCTTGTAGTAGAACAAAGAGAAGGCCTCATTCATTCGaatttagaataaaaaaaaaagggaaacttGTGCATCGATTTCCTTCTTACTCAACATTCTGCTCCAATGGTGGTCTGTTTAAAACCGGACGAAAAGCAAAGTTGGGAGAAATTGTTCAAAGCATGACTAGCCAGCATTCTACAGGCGCAAGATTTTGCCAAAATCAACTTTACTCAACCAAGAACAATTCGGAAAGGACTTTGAGAAAAGATTTACAACAATTGCTTATCTTCTCGATTCCATCAGAACAGTCATTTCATCTCGTAGAATCGATAAAAGAACATTTACTGCAAAGAGGCTCTATAGTACTAGACATCAGCAAACTGCTACGTTTTTGTTGCTAGGCATTGTATGTTGTGCGTGTAATGTATGTGTGTGCACGAACCAATGAATGCTAGAGATCTTCGTGCTTACCATCAGGTGAAGAGTAGTATTGAACAGCCAAGTCCTTCAGTATTTGGATCAAACCTTTCAAGTCATCTGTGCCCAACTCGAGACAGTCCCTCAAGAAATCGCCCTCCACCACCTCTCTCCGCAGAGTCTCCACCGCCTCCTTCATCGGACCCTGCAAATGCAAAAGCCACCCAATTCATCTTCCGTAAGAAAACACGCCACCGCAGGGCAATTCAGTGTTGATGAACCGACACTAAAACGGTTCTGCCAAAGTTCATAAAACAAACAGTTTCGGATTGTAAACGTGATCATGCACCAAGCTTCCGTTTACGCTTAAGATCATACTTGGAACATGTTGACATGTGTCTAGGACTCGAGGCCTAGTACTGTCGTCGAATGttgataaataaacaaaatgtcAAGCACCTAAACTCATCGGCTTCCTCGGATTGCATATATTGTGATCCTAAGAGCTAAAATTGATGTGATCTTATCCAAACCAGAAGTATCAGAACAGCGATAACATAAAAGGGAAATGGTAAAAGCACAGGGAAATACTCGAACTTTCGCTTCACCGACACATTCTCTCAACCAAATTCGAGCTTTTCTTCCCTTATCGGAGCATACTAAGAGCATAAGCATGCAACATAGGAGAATGCTAAAAGCCAGAAAACAGGGGCAGGGCTACAACTAATGTGAAACTTGATGAATTGATCGAAGCCGTACCGCTTTACTGAAGACTCTGAGCAGCCTCCCGACGATTGACTTCGACGCCCTGAGGACACTTCCGTAATTCCGGCCGACCCACGCCGCCCTCTCCGCGTCGGTTCTCCCACGGGAGTACTCGCCGAGCAGACCAAGCAGCTCGTTCAGCTCAGGTACAGCCTCGTACAGCTCCCAGTAATCCAGGTCCCTCCCCCAAGAGTAGTTCCGCACGTAGTCCCACCCCACAGACCCCATCAATCGCCAGAACCCCAGACCCATTACCCGCTCCAGCCGGTCGGCGATGGCCGCGGCGCGGCCGTAGCCATCGAGGTCCCCGCGTGCCCGGCGGAGGTTGGCCACGCGGGTGGCGAGCGAgtgggagagggagaggaggatCCGGTAGTTCGTGTAGGAGAGGGAACTGGCCGCCGGCGGCGGCAGGGCGGTGGTGAGGAGGAGAAGGATGGCAACGGCGGCGACTGAGGAGGTTTTGGGCGGTGGCGCGATCCTGGCCATTGATTCCGTTGCCCTGAACCCATCGGACAGTTCAGGATCGTTTCTTATTACTTCGCCtactttgccatgaaggattagacttccTGTGGGCCGGTTTTTGGTTGCTAGGCCCATTCAATGGTGGGCCGACAAAAATATCAGACCTTACGGCCCGCAGGACCAGTTTCATCTTTCAACTGTAGGCTCACTCTCGGCTCAGGCCCGGCCCTTAAACAACATTTCGGCCCTAAtcatttttccttattttcccaatataaaaaaataatgaagaggcaattttgatcaaaatttcctttcaaattattaaaaaaaatgatatcttTTCTCCATGTAACCAATGTAGTAACGGTGAATTTATATCCCAAATGTTTACTCCTGAAAAGTcgttttaaataaatattactgGGAAAGAGAAATTGTTCCTATTTTAGTATCTGTtactaaatgaaaaaaaaaaagaggaaaattgTTCATGGGTCCACATATAACAGTTGAGAGAGGAGAGTACACGCAGTCTTGTTTCGTGTTACTTAGAACAAAATCTGGCAGAAACAAAAAGTTTACTtggaaccaaaaaaaaaagaggaaatgaTTGCCTTATTTCTTTCAAATTAACTTTTGTTTGTGCCATTCTTTCAAATTAAATTgctgaataaaatatttgtgcAGCCACTTGGCAAGAACAGTCCAGGTCAACTCTATCATGAACTGTCAATTATCTCTATAATCTAGGGTTTCTTAGATTTGatgttatattttcttttttttttcctatctatacatatatatatatatatatatatataatcattatatAATCATTTTCGTGGAAAATATGCGGTCCATTCTCGGACACTACTAATCCGTGGAAAAAGAGAGCAGTGTAGAGTCGTGGGTTATTAAAATTAGACAAGTGCCCAGAAGATCATCTATATTCAAAGATTACGTCAATACTACAATTCTGGATCCTATTGACAAATTTTTACATGTGACCATGCGATGCTAGATCTGGCACTTCGTTGCCAATAATACCCCATGActctaataaaagaaaaataaaggttTAGTAAACCTATGGAGATGGTAATCTTATGTCAACGGAAACCGCGTAAGAACATTGGAAGGAAGAAGTTATTTGCAAGTGAGATTCGACGTAGCAGTTTGGCATAAGATTCAAGAGTTGAAAACCAAACTATAATTGATGTCAAGTTACTTGCAAATAACTTCTTTGTGTGGTGATCTCGCACGGTTTCTATATCAAGCGTAAGGTCAGCAACTCCATATAGGTTGACacacatgcaagcaaactaCATATATCAATAATGTGGAGGAGTGTGAGATAGGATGACAGTTCTTGCCTTTACAAGTGAAAACAATTTGCATGAGGAAGATGTTCTAAAATGTTTTAAGTTCGATTCTTCATTAGTGAAACCGGTTGTTTGTCCTCCGTTTCTCGTTTCCTCATCCCATTCGAggcttgtaataaaaaaaaaaaaagaaaagaaactttcttgcacttttttttcttttgcatttactttaaagTTTGAGTGAGGAAAAAAAGTGAATGTGCAATAGCGTACACCCTTAtcgaaaatcaagaaattataagttttatctattgaaaagaaaaaaagaaaaaataagttTGATTCTTATTAATAAAACTTTATATACCCtttcatttctcttttttttaatccctTTATTAGATTCATGAGGCTCCCTAATCCCTAATGGCTCTGGCTCGCTCAGCACTCtaacaaaaaatttatttgccTAAGGAATATAGGAAAATTGGAATTGATCAATGTCAATGCAtttcaacatatatattaaatgaacaaatccttaCTCAAAATCATGTATCAATCATTCACGTCTTGTTATGAACCGAAAAACTGACCTTCTCCTGGATATTTAGCTTCAATCATCTATCACTATAACGACTTATTATTTCATTCTGGCATTTGACGTAAGAATGGGAAAAGGATATAAATCTTCATGTGTTGGGTGACGTCTAATTAATTCCCACATTATGGATAGGACAATccaaaataaatgatatacATAACTAGAAGAGCATTTGCACCAGACGCTTTATCCCTTATATCACAATTTTGGCTTTGCATGGGGACATATGATGAGATGCATGTCCTAATCACTGATTTCTGTCACAACCCAAAATGTGCTTTGATTATCACGAGGCCTGCAAAGGTCCAAATTTTTTGAGAATTTTGCATTTGATGTCCCTCTCTTTTTGTGGAAAtcattgctttttttttttcaataaggaaatcatttcttgattattctaaaatttgtaagaaatttttttaaaaaggaacctatttctataatatcaaaataataaactcctcgatttaaaaaaaaaaaaaagtggctCCGCATCTCCCATCTATCAAACCTGAACATTGAAATTGTGACCAAATTAGGGATATGaaattcataattattcaAGGCACGTAATGCAAACATATTTAATGACTTATGATCAATTCAGATATTTCAAGTGATATTGATAATTGTTTCAAGAGATTAGGGCTGGCAATATTTCACACGACAGGATAACACGATATGGAtacgacacggagttaaacgggtttAGGTTAGACATTTTTGATAATCGGTCTAAACGGATCCAACTCATTTAAACACAgttaataagcgtgtcttaccgggttgaacccgtgtaaCTCGATTATACActattaaacctgtttatttagacatgtTTAATCGTATAACTATAATCATGTAACCTGTTAACCCGTTTATGTATttgaatttaccaaaatatctttaTGTAATCCTAACTTCCTAAGTCCTTAACctaatttcctttcctttctttcaccTAATCCAACACAGCACAACCGCACTTCCACTTCTACTTCTACTTCTCTACTACCCTCCCTCAGATCTCATCTACGATTTGATTTCCTTATTCTCATCCATCAATGGCGAAGTTCTGCTTATTCGCTCTTATTGCTCTACTCTCTGTGCACCTCGCATTGTCCACAGATCCGCCTCAGATCTCGCCCTCCCCTGCTCCCAAGCTTGCCGCCGACTCCACTCCCACCATCTCCCCTTCGAAGCCCACCGCTTCGCTGGCTCCCGCTCGAGCCAATGCGCCTCATGGTTCGATCTCATCCTCGCTATCGCTGTCTCCCTCAGATGCGACTCTCGCCTCTTCCCCGTCCACATCCCCCTCCCTTCCATCTCAATCTCCGTGTTAACGtgtaaacatgtcgtgttaacgtgttcgggtaaacgagttaatcggataaacatgtcgtgttaatgtatccgggtaactgagttgatcggataaacaagttgtgttaacgtgttcggatAACGTTtgtaatcgtgtcgtgtatacgtgtacctattatgacacgtttagATAAACGGATTTAAAcatgtctaaacgggttgacacggatataaacgtgtcgtgtatgggtttccaaaacctaatccatttaataatcgtgtcgtgtacgggttatgacttcGATGATACGAACCCGTTTACACACGATACGTATAAACAtgacacgacacgaattgccacccctacAAGAGATGCAACAAGTAACTACATAATAGACATAACCATAGTTGATCAGGAGACATCGAATTCTAGGTCGTTGTTCCGTATCTTGtgaaccgaaaagaaaaaaacatcaGATCACTATCTCTTATTGAAAATATTAGACAAATATTGAACTCCCAATATAATATCCCACGTTTCTAGGGCTGGCTCATGTCAATTTGCTTCCCAAACATAAACAAATGGACTTATATCCCTTGGCAATCAATCTGCTTCcccttatatataaataatcagACAACATaatatcaataataataataataataataataatattaataataacaaatcatataaaatataaaatccacacacaatttttccttttaattataCGGGAAGAAGACAACTTCACGCATCGGACCCCCAACAGATACACGCAATAACGTGGGACGTATCGGACGAGAGGGGATTCGGTGACAGGTTTATCCAACACGTGTCGCAAAACCACTGGCTTGTCGTGTCTGACTTCAATTCTTTCTCTCCCCGGACTGCGGCCCCACCGACCGCTCTGACGCGGAGGAAAGGCCGCTATGTGCGCCGATCAAGTCGGTGTCTTCAGGCTCAAGCCTTCACCTCAATCATTAGCGAGCGTTTACAACGCTGTTCAGCATATTCGGCTCAGCTCATCAGCTCGGCTACGGCTTAGCGGCCTTCTTCTGTCCTTCTATtgttttgtccttttttttctggCTAATCATTTGCTATAAAGAGTCTTGagga is a genomic window containing:
- the LOC116204543 gene encoding uncharacterized protein LOC116204543 isoform X1 encodes the protein MARIAPPPKTSSVAAVAILLLLTTALPPPAASSLSYTNYRILLSLSHSLATRVANLRRARGDLDGYGRAAAIADRLERVMGLGFWRLMGSVGWDYVRNYSWGRDLDYWELYEAVPELNELLGLLGEYSRGRTDAERAAWVGRNYGSVLRASKSIVGRLLRVFSKAGPMKEAVETLRREVVEGDFLRDCLELGTDDLKGLIQILKDLAVQYYSSPDASACRFRRFSMIQSQNGKLTKIWDEETIRNIKRPSMLKLNGS
- the LOC116204543 gene encoding uncharacterized protein LOC116204543 isoform X2, coding for MARIAPPPKTSSVAAVAILLLLTTALPPPAASSLSYTNYRILLSLSHSLATRVANLRRARGDLDGYGRAAAIADRLERVMGLGFWRLMGSVGWDYVRNYSWGRDLDYWELYEAVPELNELLGLLGEYSRGRTDAERAAWVGRNYGSVLRASKSIVGRLLRVFSKAGPMKEAVETLRREVVEGDFLRDCLELGTDDLKGLIQILKDLAVQYYSSPDGQLILPPLALQHQPAGLEGLV